From the genome of Macaca thibetana thibetana isolate TM-01 chromosome 8, ASM2454274v1, whole genome shotgun sequence:
AAAAATACGCaagccaggccaggtgtggtgattcacacctgtaatcccagcactttgggaggccaaggtgggcagatcacttgagccaggagtttagTTTgtgactagtctgggcaacataatgagaccccatctctacaaaacatacaaaaattaactggacatggtggcaggcacctgtgatctgtcacctcaggaggctgaggtgggaggatcatttgagctccagaggcagagaatgcagtgagccgagatcatgccactgcactgagcatcagagtgagaccctgtctgaaaaaaaaaaaaaatcgaggcAGGAGAAAATGGAATAACATCTTCACAATGTACCAGTGAAGTCATTTGGTCCTGGGTTTTACTATGTGGGAGTTTTGTTAGTGTTATTATTATCAGTTCATGTACTTTATTTGTTATTGGTTCATTTTAGACTTTCTATATCTTCTTGAATTAGGTTTGATATGTATGCATTTCTAGGCATTTattcatctaggttatcaaaaTTGTTGCCATACAATTGTTTACAGTATTCctttataatacttttaaaaaaattttcctaagATCATTTGTAAAACTTCtctttcattcatgattttgGTAATAtgagtattctctttttttcttagtcagtcTAGTTAGaggcttgtcaattttgttgatcatttcaaaaaatgaattttttttgttgacttgttctattgttttcttagtttctatgtcatttattttcactctaatatttattattttcttccttctgcttgctttgggtttagttggctcttccttaattttcttgagatggaaaatAATTCCATCTTCCATCTCAAGATGGAATTTTAAATCTATCTGATTTTAAATCtatcttttttataaatataggCATTTGcaactataaatttccctttaagcaTTGTTTTAGCTGTATCTCAGAGTTTTGGTAAGTTGTTGTTGTGTTGtgtattttaaagtgttttggggattccctttaaaatattttctatgtttccTTATGTTTTCTGCTTTGACCCATCATTTATTTACActtgtgttgtttaatttccacgtagTTGTGactttcccaaatttctttctaTTATCCCATTGTgttcagagaacatactttgtatgattcctatccttttaaatgtattgagggAGCTTGTTTTTAAATCTAACATACAATTTATTCTAAAGGATATTTCATGTGAAcagaagaagaatgtgtattttgctgtaaCTGGTACAGTGTTCCACAGATGAATTTGAGGTCTAATTGTTTTACAGTGCTGCTCAAATCTTATATTTCCTTGCTAAtcttttttctagttgttttgtctATTATTAAAAGTGGTATATTAAAGTCTACTGCTGTTACTGTTgaattctctatttctctcttcaattctgtccATTTTCCCTTCATGTATTTTGGCACTCTGTTCTTAGGGGCATGTGTTTATACTTGTTATATTATCTTGATGGGTTAAGTCATTAACATTATAAAATGCCCTTCTTCGTCTTTAGTACCAATTGTGTCTTGAAGTTTGTTTTGTGCACtattagtatagccactacagctctcttttggttattGTTTGTATGGCAAATctctttccatccttttactttcagcttCTTTGTTTCCATGAATCTAAAGTGTAAAGAAAAAGTGTTcctggaccaaactgagggtcgGGCTGCTATTTCTCACAGCCCAATAACGAGATGCAAAtaaactggggaggaagagagctTTTATTTCTGCAAccagttacagggagaaggcctggaaattatcaccagaccaacttaaaattacaaagttttccagagcttatataccttctaaactatatgtctatgtgtaagtgtgcattcatctcaagaCATAAGtcattaacttcttttaatctataactaaggtctgagttCCAAACACCTTCCTCTAGAGCCTCAGTAAATGTACTTAATcaaaatgggtccaggtgctggggttattacccttatcttgtctcctgctaaatcactGATGTTTAGGGAGTTCTTCAGACCTCCCacaaacttgtttaatcctaaacgAGTCCTATTAAGAACTCCTTCgttattttgtcatgctttaaggcccaggaaaggcctaagcaaaactcttggtgggattttgttacattccagcctttaTATGAGGGCACTGGCTTTttaagcttttaatatttaacttaaccacttAGTGAGTACGAaaacagttgttatggaggcTTGGATTAgtagacctggcctgccacaaaAGGGGATAATTTGTGACTAGGTGAGCACCTGTGGGAAGTGTCCCCTGAAGCTGCCATCTGGATGCTACATGAGGTCATTATCAGGGCACAGCTACTGGTCTACCACGTTGTATGACTTTGAGACACTCACATGAATCTTTCATTAGAAGAAACTTCAACTAGGTTCCAGAGCATTTTTTTACGATAAAGCAATGCAGTATTTGGAATGAGTAAGTAGTATTCCAGTTTCCTGGTGTTCTGTAAGCTAGCAGCTGCATTTGCACTGTGGAGACCTGGGGAGGAGGAGCATCTGCGAGCAGATAATTACTGTGAACTGGACTCTTAAGACCAAATACCCTACTTCCCACTGCCCTGGGGTAATTCTTGTATAAATGTAGGAAACACTCTAGGCTTCTTGAGGGCTGTGTTTCAAATCTCTTTTGGAGAACAGTGGTTCATATGTAAATAGAATGAATCTAAAAATTGAATCAATCAAGCATTAAAAGGTTTCCCCCAATGGATAGTTccaaagaaagaatttaataCGTACGGATAAAGTGTTGGAAAAGATGACAATGCAAAGCGGGAGCAATGAGGCAAACTTACTGATAGTCACAGCTGAAATCTCCCACTGCCCTAAGGTTTGAGGAGAAACGGAAGGATTtgtgtgagcctgggaggagcACTGGCTGGCAGAAGCTAAACTTGCGGTGGGACTGCCAAGTGAGAGCAGAAGGCAGAAAAGCAGGGGTTTGGCTGAGCGGGAAGAGCCGCTGCTGGAGAAGAGAGGGGGTCGGGGAGAGATACACACTGCCCTCCCTTCTTCAGTCTCCCATTCTCCTAGGAGACACTTACATTGACCAAAACCAGCCAGAAGTCAGGAAGCCTAGAAAATGTCGTTTGCATTTAACAGTTCCCATTTTACTCAGCAACgcagaaaaaaacaaggaacagATTTGAGCACAAAGAGACAAATAATAGGCCCAAATGTTAAACAAAACATTGTTTAGTCTCATACGTTAAAACTAAGTAACCAAGTTCAAGTCACTGGTCATAGGGCTGGTAATTTTGACCTTTATTTTGTGAAGCTGGATTTTATTTCACAAGGCAAAAGTTATACAGTCAACCATTTATGTATGTTCTGTGTTGAACATTTTAAGTTAATCTCTAATCATTTTCTTTCACAGGTACATACACCATAAGTACTAGAATCAATGAATGACAGTATTTAGGCAAACCAAGAAACaatgtgaatataaaaataatgtatttgataGAGTTATTACTCCATTAACATAGTTAGTACATACAGATGGATACACAGAACAAGACAGCAATGTGCACACCAGTTACTGGATCCTAGCTGTGGCTCTGAAGAACTGACAGCCTCTTGAGCctcaatattttcaaatataaaaaggagTAATAAAACCTACCTCGTAAGGTAATCATGAGTCATATGAGAGAAGtatggaaaatatttcataaattataaGGTACTCTACAAATATATAGTAGTGGTATCTGACTGAGCAGATACTAGGTACACGTTTTTTTTAAAGGTCATCttgcccagtgtggtggcttatgcctataatcccagcactttgggaggccaaggcgggcagatgacctaaggtcaggagatcgagaccagccttgccaacatggtgaaaccccgtctctagtaaaaatagaaaaattagcagggcacggcAGCATAAGCCTGTagtccttgggaggctgaagcaggagaatcgcttgaacccgggaggtagaggttgcagtgagccaagatcgagccactgcactccagcctgggtgacagagtgagactctatctcaaaaaaaaaaaaaataataaaaaagtcatcttttaaaaataagcaataaaaaaaaataaaacaaagagagaaagaaatgagactGATTCTGAGACTCACTCACTGTGTGATTTGGATAAACCACATAACTTCTCTTGAACTTCTTTGAATATCCAGGCCTGCTTCTACGGCCATAAGTGTGCTGGTCTGGTTTGTCACATCCTCGGTCTGCAGCAGAGAAAGTTCAGCCTGCAACTTCCATCGGGTTTCTCATTCTCCAAGCACTCCTTCCTGCATTTTCCCCGACCGAGCTTGCACGACTCACAGACAGCAAACCTCCCTGTGCCAAGAAACAGCTGCTGAGGGAGCTTTCCAGGAAATGTCTAGAAATGGGGAACATGTGAAACACCACCAAAAAAAGGGAGAGTTCGTGTGTATGATTACAAGGAATATTCTCAAGAACGAGCCCAGAGTTTTCAAAAAGAGCTCCTGCCTTTTGCAGTAGGGAGTTGGGGAGAGTTAATTTTTAAGCAACAGATCATCACAATTCCTACTCTCCAAGTGTTTGTCATCTTGCAGGGATCAAAAGTAAACCACAGGCAGACAAAGAGACACACGTATTAcagaactataaaaatacatacctGATATGACTGTGAAGTTTGCTAGACAAAAATGGGAGGGGTATATTGTGGTTTTGAAAAGATCCTCGAAGATGAAGTTAAGAAACTTAGGTTCAACTCTTGTTTGGGCCTAGTAATCGCCAGGTTCTTAAGGTCCACATTCTCATTTGTCCAGTGGCCATTCGAGAAGCACCTGActacatttttaaatcagtttagggatcaaatggaatattatttgcaaatatttttgttataataatACCTACCACATAGGAGTGTTTTGAGGATTACATGACAAACTCCGTGAAAAGTTTTTAACAGGATGCCTAGTACAGAGCAAACACTCAAGTACTAGTAGCAACCTTAATATTTCTCACTTTGAAATTCTGTCTAAAACCTTTTCAACTTTGTCTACaatatttcttttagttttgtttacaATGTGCTTTCTTTCTGTGTAAGATgacttcaaagaaaaagaaaagatctggGGGCTATTCGTTATGAATAGCTTTTCTGCAATGGTGCTGAGTTTTCATTGAAGCAACCTCACTCTTTAATTTGAGCTTCCGTCAACTAACCTCATGCATTTGTGACATATATTATTACCAGACTTAGAAGCAGAGCTTGCAAGAGATGGGCAGACATGTTCACAGAGCAGTGCTAATTGGCTGGTACAAGACTAAATCTAAGAACTTGGTTTAGTGAACACCAACAGCTAGTGGGAAAAGCCACTGAGTCCAAATCTCTATGGCCAAATTACAGTCCAGTcacaaagatatttttctatgaaatcaaaaatatccaaatattatccttggaacaagaaaaagagaagaagacaaGTTAGTGAACTGGTTTTTCAGGCAATTCTGTTTCCACCACTATCTCTGTCCCCTCTTTGTCTCCAGACATCAGAGAGAGCCAACAGAGCCAGAGTTCCTAAGAGAAAAAGTAATTATATAGAAGATCTTTAACTTACCTGATGGAAATGGTTCAGAAAACTCAAGTCCTGCCTGGCACcctaaattcaaaacaaaatacattttgaagattaaaatCAACACAGGAATTAACACTGTATAAAACATTCCCAACTCCACGTGTGACATGGTATATCAGGAGGCAGTAGATCACAGAGTTGCAATCTTTATTCTATTTCTCAAGGCCAGCATTCAGGTAACCagcaaaaacaaatcacaaaaagCATATACTATATGCAGTTTGCTCTTAGAAAATGTCACTGTAGGTCTAAGAAATTCCCATGACAGGCACCATGAGAGCTTGACCATTAAGGTCAAACATCGAAGAATCATCAGGCTTTATAATCTGCCCAATCGAAATCCCATCCATTTTTATTTACCTGATGGCTGTTGAACCAAAATGAAGAACAcggcaaatacaaaataaaatgtcttcctGATCAGGGCCATCTTTTAGGGAAGACTCTTCAGAATAGAGATTGGGATTTCCTTGAGAAGACCCAAACGAGaggctcatttttatttaaaagtaatggGGAGATGCTCTTGATCAGTGAAGCGAATCAATAAAAGCACAATTATATGCTCCATTTCCCAGGATCAAGGGATGATACCATGGATAACAACCCTTGGCATCCAGAAAGCCTTTTATTTTGGGTAGCCTAACTGGTGTAGTGGAAAGAACACCAGGCTAGAGGTTGAAAGAGCAGAGGCCATGCTAGTTTCTGCCATACTAATGCAGGGGCTGGAAGCTAGTGACTCCTTTcatctcttccagcttctgtttTCTGGGAGAAGATAAGAACCCACTCACAAATTCTGCTTGCCTCTCAAGGTTTTGTAAGAATCTAGTATGATTATAACGCAGAAGTGTTTTGAACATGTGGAATGCTTAGAAGGAGGCCTGGTACCATGTAAGAACTCAGTAAATGTGAACTCTCACTTTTctagctttcatttttattgtctaCAAGTATcacagggagaagaggaggggcaGCAATCATTTTGTCCAGTTAGTTCTGAGTCCCCTTTCCtgtaagataccacttcacacacCAAAGCCATAATTactgcatattttaaattcattaaggAAATGGGTATTGGCCCAGATGTGTGGCTTATGTCTATTATCATAGCTTttggggaagctaaggcaggtggattgcttgagaccaggagttctgAGACCGGCcagagcaacacagtgagaccttgtctccacaaaaataaataaataaataaataaataaataaataaataaataaatgtttttaatttgctaGGCACAGTGGTATGTACCTggagtcacagctacttgggaggctgatgtgggaggatcgcctgagccagcagtttaaggctgcagtgagccataagcatgccactgcactccagcctgggcaacggagcgagatcctgtttcaaaacaacaacaacaacaacaacaacaacaaacaccaaaaaaacacacaaaaaaagtggaATGAAAAGCAAGATTTATACCATCTTCCCCTCAAATAAGTTCTGCTTATTCCTACCCTGTTGCCTATATTTACGTGATGTTCTGTTCTTCATTTCTGTAatgtaaagtagaaaaaattttaaatatagactACAAAGTATACGACTTACAAAGTATATGACCTTGGATAGGTT
Proteins encoded in this window:
- the LOC126961096 gene encoding beta-defensin 105A, producing MALIRKTFYFVFAVFFILVQQPSGCQAGLEFSEPFPSGKFAVCESCKLGRGKCRKECLENEKPDGSCRLNFLCCRPRM